One Mesoplodon densirostris isolate mMesDen1 chromosome X, mMesDen1 primary haplotype, whole genome shotgun sequence genomic region harbors:
- the LOC132481675 gene encoding uncharacterized protein CXorf49 homolog, with protein MSSPDEVSVWGTGFGPEGGERAGVRPAGRAVPLGPDRGSEPRKPPSGRGGSGCPDPKGFQSEREMLEAGGPGLCGREGRPGSPDDDMRDLLDLLEESEAGTTQQLYDRDVLGFHRYPLVEPCTSFEVSAGLEAGPGGPGATAQSCGEAPPALAGPLHFSGPEAGRAWGKPKRATKRRLNVAADRQRFSEEALGLLLSDSESSDEFSDTELMTVSTYPGGGGQAEPSRPEDPGDTPSHSNFQVRENFLPVTGSSLSSALRGLSSVVERQGVGEQGISSPKKMQSVLWGNGGSKPSYPGAAAAAATAGGLPQVTPRKKGTLEKKSLGGASTLALGKNFPSWGQRIWAPPLEPATFPPVSGIPLLGRSKRYTLVPSGTKQAKHTSAGKKSVVTWTRESEAVAGEDKDPNRDPAPKGQVSRPGSSSLPTLPHPHRTQSTRLHPCCLCPPLRGRHWVPLGHWVIMMPDRAPFTRDKQ; from the coding sequence ATGAGCTCCCCAGATGAGGTGTCTGTGTGGGGAACGGGTTTCGGCCCAGAGGGCGGGGAGCGGGCCGGCGTCCGCCCGGCCGGCCGCGCAGTTCCACTGGGACCCGACCGCGGCTCCGAGCCCAGGAAGCCGCCGAGCGGCAGGGGCGGGAGCGGCTGCCCGGATCCCAAGGGCTTCCAGTCAGAGCGTGAGATGCTGGAAGCGGGAGGGCCGGGGCTGTGTGGCCGCGAAGGCCGACCTGGCTCCCCGGATGACGACATGAGGGACCTCCTGGACCTGTTAGAGGAGTCTGAGGCGGGCACCACGCAGCAGCTGTACGACCGGGACGTCCTGGGCTTCCACAGGTACCCGTTGGTGGAGCCCTGTACCTCCTTCGAAGTGTCTGCCGGCCTCGAGGCGGGTCCCGGCGGTCCAGGAGCGACCGCCCAGAGCTGTGGGGAAGCGCCGCCGGCTCTGGCCGGCCCTCTCCACTTCAGTGGGCCCGAAGCGGGTCGGGCCTGGGGGAAGCCTAAGAGAGCCACTAAGCGTAGGTTGAATGTGGCTGCGGATCGCCAACGCTTCTCCGAGGAAGCCCTGGGCCTGCTGCTATCCGACTCCGAGTCCTCAGATGAGTTCAGTGACACAGAGCTGATGACGGTGAGTACTTACCCCGGAGGAGGAGGCCAGGCCGAGCCCAGCAGACCCGAGGATCCCGGGGACACTCCCAGTCACTCGAATTTCCAAGTCAGGGAGAATTTCCTTCCCGTGACAGGCTCTTCCCTGTCCTCGGCTCTGCGAGGACTCTCTTCGGTTGTGGAAAGGCAGGGCGTGGGAGAGCAGGGCATCTCTTCCCCTAAGAAAATGCAGAGCGTGCTCTGGGGGAACGGGGGCAGCAAGCCCAGCTACCcgggagctgctgctgctgctgctacggCAGGTGGCCTGCCGCAGGTCACTCCTAGGAAGAAGGGGACCCTGGAGAAGAAATCCCTCGGGGGAGCCTCCACACTTGCCCTGGGGAAAAACTTCCCTTCCTGGGGGCAGCGAATCTGGGCACCTCCGCTGGAACCGGCCACCTTCCCCCCAGTCTCTGGTATTCCGCTGCTTGGGAGATCCAAGAGGTATACCTTGGTCCCTTCTGGAACCAAACAGGCCAAGCACACCAGCGCTGGGAAGAAATCCGTGGTCACGTGGACAAGGGAGTCTGAGGCTGTGGCGGGAGAAGATAAGGACCCAAATAGAGACCCAGCCCCAAAGGGCCAAGTGAGTAGGCCaggctcctcctctctccccactcttccccacccccaccgcacCCAGAGCACACGTCTTCACCCATGCTGCCTCTGTCCACCCCTCAGGGGTCGTCATTGGGTGCCCCTCGGTCACTGGGTCATTATGATGCCTGATCGGGCTCCTTTTACTAGGGACAAACAGTAA